The following are encoded in a window of Ignavibacteriales bacterium genomic DNA:
- a CDS encoding CapA family protein gives MKNLFILFYSVIFSSHLFLNQLDGKSVDQDSTTSVTISFVGDLMCHSPQFKFAQVSQDSFDFKPAFREIKKYLTKADLTIGNLETTISGKESRYSGYPLFNSPNEYLEALKDAGFDILLTANNHSLDRGKKGALRTMDMIKNNGMESIGSYHSQQDRDSIRVFGIKGIKIAILSYTYGLNGNYIAKNEKYLVNVIDTTLMKQDILNARNKNADVILVYFHFGDEYQCKPNSFQKEIVKRAIDYGADLIIGSHPHVIQPVEYFSSIKNKIGKGLIAYSLGNFISNQRWRYSDAGVILNITITKNILTQDIKLTNETIITTWVFKGKKENKNQFVILPVDSTTINSLPNYLTESDRVKLLQSEKDTRKILEEVQNNSIKYMNKKVE, from the coding sequence ATGAAGAATTTATTTATACTTTTTTATTCGGTTATTTTTTCATCGCATTTATTTTTGAATCAACTTGATGGAAAATCAGTTGATCAAGATTCTACAACTTCCGTTACAATTTCTTTTGTTGGTGATTTAATGTGCCATTCACCGCAATTTAAATTTGCGCAAGTATCACAAGATAGTTTTGATTTCAAACCCGCCTTTCGTGAAATAAAAAAATATTTAACCAAAGCAGATCTAACAATTGGAAATCTTGAAACTACTATTTCAGGTAAGGAAAGTAGATATAGTGGTTATCCGCTTTTCAACTCGCCTAATGAATATCTTGAAGCTTTGAAAGATGCGGGGTTTGATATTTTGTTGACAGCAAATAATCACTCATTAGATCGAGGAAAGAAAGGTGCTTTAAGAACCATGGATATGATTAAAAATAATGGGATGGAATCAATCGGATCTTATCATTCACAACAAGACCGGGATTCAATTCGAGTATTTGGCATTAAAGGAATCAAGATCGCAATTCTTTCTTATACTTACGGATTGAACGGGAATTACATCGCTAAGAATGAAAAATATTTAGTTAATGTAATTGATACAACTTTAATGAAACAAGATATTCTAAATGCTCGTAATAAAAATGCAGATGTAATTCTTGTTTACTTTCATTTTGGAGATGAGTATCAGTGCAAACCAAATTCGTTTCAAAAAGAAATTGTAAAACGAGCGATTGATTATGGTGCGGATTTAATTATCGGCAGTCATCCTCATGTAATTCAGCCGGTAGAATATTTCAGTTCAATCAAAAATAAAATTGGCAAAGGTCTGATTGCCTATTCTCTTGGTAATTTTATTTCAAATCAAAGATGGCGATATTCTGATGCCGGAGTAATCCTTAATATTACAATAACAAAAAATATTTTGACTCAAGACATTAAACTTACAAATGAGACAATTATCACTACTTGGGTTTTCAAAGGGAAAAAAGAAAATAAAAATCAATTTGTAATTCTTCCGGTTGATTCAACTACAATTAATTCTCTACCGAATTATTTAACTGAGAGTGATAGAGTAAAACTTTTACAATCTGAAAAAGATACCCGCAAAATCTTGGAAGAAGTTCAAAATAATTCCATTAAGTATATGAACAAAAAAGTAGAATGA
- a CDS encoding histone H1, translating into MNEKYLKLIDFLKGLEPDVAKFYEKGQSAAGTRLRKGLSELKKFAQDLRNDVQEVKAQRKAAKGGS; encoded by the coding sequence ATGAACGAAAAATATTTAAAACTTATCGACTTCTTAAAAGGTCTGGAACCTGACGTAGCAAAGTTCTACGAAAAAGGACAGTCAGCCGCCGGTACTCGTTTAAGAAAAGGTCTTAGCGAACTAAAGAAGTTTGCTCAAGACTTGCGTAATGATGTGCAAGAAGTAAAAGCACAACGCAAAGCTGCAAAAGGCGGAAGCTGA